The proteins below come from a single Ruegeria sp. THAF33 genomic window:
- a CDS encoding inositol monophosphatase family protein encodes MVGSANLNIMIKAARKAGRSLVKDFREVENLQVSMKGAGDFVSKADIAAEAILKEELLGARPTYGWLAEEGGSIDGEDPTRRWIVDPLDGTTNFLHGLPHWAISIALEHKGKIVAGVIYDAAKDEMFFAEKGEGAWMNDTRIRASGRHRMIESVFATGLPFGGRSDLPATLQDLARLMPACAGVRRWGAAALDMAYVAAGRYEGFWERRLNAWDLAAGVIIVKEAGGFVQALNPEGNVLEDGEVICSNEPIFDQFAKVIRG; translated from the coding sequence ATGGTTGGCAGCGCAAATCTCAACATCATGATCAAGGCCGCGCGCAAGGCGGGGCGTTCTTTGGTCAAGGATTTCCGTGAAGTCGAGAATCTGCAGGTGTCGATGAAAGGCGCTGGTGATTTCGTCTCGAAGGCCGACATCGCCGCCGAAGCCATCCTGAAAGAAGAGCTGCTGGGCGCACGGCCGACCTATGGCTGGCTGGCCGAAGAGGGCGGCTCCATCGATGGCGAGGATCCGACCCGCCGCTGGATCGTCGATCCGCTGGACGGCACCACCAATTTCCTGCACGGCCTGCCGCATTGGGCGATTTCCATAGCCCTGGAACACAAGGGCAAAATCGTTGCCGGCGTGATCTATGACGCCGCCAAGGACGAGATGTTCTTTGCTGAAAAAGGTGAGGGCGCCTGGATGAACGACACCCGTATTCGCGCGTCGGGTCGTCATCGCATGATTGAATCGGTCTTCGCGACCGGTTTGCCCTTTGGTGGCCGCTCGGATCTGCCTGCGACTTTGCAGGATCTGGCGCGTCTGATGCCCGCCTGCGCCGGTGTGCGTCGTTGGGGCGCCGCCGCGCTGGATATGGCATACGTGGCCGCAGGCCGATACGAAGGCTTTTGGGAACGCCGCCTGAATGCTTGGGATCTGGCCGCCGGTGTGATCATCGTCAAAGAGGCTGGCGGCTTCGTGCAGGCGCTGAACCCTGAAGGCAACGTGCTGGAAGATGGTGAAGTGATCTGTTCAAACGAACCGATCTTCGATCAGTTCGCAAAGGTGATCCGGGGCTAG
- a CDS encoding TRAP transporter substrate-binding protein, which yields MKKTLTSLAVAASLLAAPAVAADKLLLKTPIAFSTELPGLGSPIPRVADQLELMSGGTLKMKVYEPGKLVPPFEILDAVSTGKINSGYTTAGYWAGKIPAAPLFSAVPFGPEAGEYMAWLYYGNGMTLYQEMYDQAGYNVKVLPCAIIAPETSGWFASEINSPEDLNGLKMRFFGLGGKVMQKLGVATSLLPGGEIFPALEKGAIDATEFSMPAIDARLGFHKLVKFNYFPGWHQQATVFELLINKDVWNETSDQHKAIIESACKASMADSFAEGEAIQHAALIDNVENNGVTIKQWSPEMLDTFRATWEEVAAEEAANDAFFAKVLADMNEFRDGYNLWKTNAFLPRQ from the coding sequence ATGAAGAAGACCCTGACAAGCCTGGCCGTGGCCGCCAGCCTGCTGGCGGCACCCGCAGTTGCGGCGGACAAGCTGCTGCTGAAAACACCGATTGCCTTTTCGACCGAACTGCCGGGCCTGGGTTCGCCTATTCCACGTGTGGCTGATCAGCTGGAACTGATGTCCGGCGGCACGCTGAAGATGAAGGTGTACGAGCCGGGAAAACTGGTGCCGCCCTTCGAAATTCTGGACGCCGTGTCCACCGGCAAGATCAACTCGGGTTACACTACGGCCGGTTACTGGGCCGGAAAAATCCCGGCTGCGCCGCTGTTCTCGGCCGTGCCGTTCGGCCCCGAGGCGGGCGAATACATGGCTTGGCTGTATTATGGCAACGGCATGACCCTGTATCAGGAGATGTATGATCAGGCCGGTTACAACGTCAAAGTACTGCCCTGCGCCATCATCGCGCCGGAAACCTCGGGCTGGTTCGCGTCCGAAATCAATTCGCCCGAGGACCTGAACGGGCTGAAGATGCGTTTCTTTGGTCTGGGCGGCAAGGTGATGCAGAAACTGGGTGTGGCGACCTCGCTGCTGCCAGGTGGCGAGATCTTCCCCGCATTGGAAAAAGGCGCGATTGACGCGACCGAGTTTTCAATGCCTGCCATCGACGCGCGCCTGGGCTTCCACAAGCTGGTCAAGTTCAACTATTTCCCCGGCTGGCATCAGCAGGCGACCGTGTTTGAACTGCTTATCAACAAGGACGTCTGGAACGAAACCAGCGATCAGCACAAGGCAATCATCGAAAGCGCCTGCAAGGCTTCGATGGCGGACAGCTTTGCCGAAGGCGAAGCCATCCAGCACGCGGCCCTGATCGACAACGTTGAAAACAACGGCGTCACCATCAAGCAGTGGTCGCCCGAGATGCTGGATACCTTCCGCGCGACCTGGGAAGAGGTTGCCGCAGAAGAAGCCGCCAATGATGCCTTCTTTGCCAAGGTTTTGGCCGACATGAACGAATTCCGTGACGGCTATAACCTCTGGAAGACGAACGCCTTCCTCCCACGTCAGTAA
- a CDS encoding Lrp/AsnC family transcriptional regulator: MSFPDLDRFDRSILRILAEDGRISVADLAREIGLSKSPTQARLKRLEASGVITGYRAMLDPIRLGLDHVAFVEVRLTDTREKALAEFNAAVRKTAEVEQAHMIASNFDYLLKVRTATMSEYRRVLAEKISSLPHVANTSTFVAMEAVKETGMLGGFEHQP; the protein is encoded by the coding sequence ATGAGTTTTCCTGATCTTGATCGGTTTGACCGGTCGATTCTAAGAATTCTGGCCGAGGACGGCCGTATCTCGGTGGCCGATCTTGCGCGCGAGATCGGGCTGTCGAAATCTCCGACGCAGGCGCGGCTCAAACGGCTGGAGGCGAGCGGAGTGATCACGGGCTATCGGGCGATGCTGGATCCGATCCGGCTGGGGCTGGATCACGTCGCGTTTGTCGAGGTGCGTTTGACCGATACCCGCGAAAAGGCGCTGGCCGAGTTCAACGCAGCCGTCCGCAAAACCGCCGAGGTCGAGCAGGCGCATATGATCGCGTCCAATTTTGACTATCTTCTGAAAGTGCGCACCGCCACGATGTCGGAATACCGCCGTGTATTGGCCGAGAAGATCTCGTCTCTGCCGCATGTCGCCAATACCTCAACTTTTGTTGCGATGGAGGCCGTGAAGGAAACCGGTATGCTGGGCGGTTTTGAACATCAGCCTTGA
- a CDS encoding FadR/GntR family transcriptional regulator: MNTTAIFEPVGHESLADAVVSQVEDLIASGILKQGRKLPSERDLAEMLRVSRPKLREALQVLEERGLVTTQHGEGTFVAALTGQAMMPALLALYERHEPAFFDYLEYRREQEGFAARLAARRATKADKERISEILDENERAWQEQDAKASQEADFALHSAIVDASQNATLIHMMASIYELTRKGVFYNRDFLRTIDGTGEKLLQQHLELGRAVIEGDEKRAEKAAKDHIDFVEESFKLGIEQRRREAMAEKRRILSR; encoded by the coding sequence ATGAACACCACGGCGATTTTTGAACCGGTTGGACACGAATCGCTGGCTGATGCGGTGGTTTCACAGGTCGAGGACCTGATCGCTTCGGGCATCCTGAAGCAGGGCCGAAAACTGCCTTCCGAGCGCGATCTGGCCGAGATGTTGCGCGTGTCGCGCCCGAAGTTGCGCGAGGCCCTTCAGGTGCTGGAAGAACGCGGGCTGGTCACAACGCAACACGGTGAGGGAACATTCGTCGCGGCCCTGACCGGACAAGCCATGATGCCCGCGCTTCTTGCTTTGTACGAACGCCACGAGCCGGCTTTCTTCGACTATCTGGAGTATCGCCGCGAGCAGGAAGGTTTCGCGGCCCGGCTTGCCGCACGTCGCGCCACCAAGGCAGACAAGGAACGGATTTCCGAGATCCTTGATGAAAACGAGCGTGCCTGGCAGGAGCAGGACGCCAAGGCTTCGCAAGAGGCGGACTTTGCGCTGCATTCCGCGATTGTGGATGCCAGCCAGAACGCGACCCTGATCCACATGATGGCGTCGATCTACGAACTCACCCGCAAGGGCGTTTTCTACAATCGCGACTTCTTGCGCACGATTGACGGGACCGGCGAAAAGCTGCTGCAACAACATCTCGAACTTGGTCGCGCGGTGATCGAAGGGGATGAGAAGCGGGCCGAAAAAGCGGCAAAGGATCACATCGACTTTGTTGAAGAATCATTCAAACTCGGGATCGAACAGCGGCGACGCGAAGCCATGGCCGAAAAGCGCCGGATACTGTCACGCTGA
- a CDS encoding TRAP transporter large permease subunit codes for MTTQKNLNDPVEAYEGILEHPDSDRQKIAVAIDAGVKAVGHVVMWANVLLMGAIFAQVSLRYLLSQNYPKLDEIQWHFYGIVTMIGISYALITDSHVRVDVLHMQLSRRAQRIIEVIGILTLLTPFIYLMVDQGYDYFYESFRVNERSDSPTGLPARWAFKAVIPISFVLLALAALARLIHDGHALIYGPASEREGAPLRRILLVLAVFAAVCVGLTFLVETTEEKLVIAMFLTFIALLFTGYPVAWVLAGVGVAYCGLAYLFDNDLMLWTGLESTFTGLDYLTLGAVVNRVYATMSNAVLVALPMFIFMGLMLDESGVAERLMSSMQRLFGTVRGGLAITVTLIGIILAASTGIIGASVVLLGVLSLPSMMQQKYQPTLAAGVVSASGTLGILIPPSIMLVIMADQMALSVGDLFMAAVFPGVIIGALYLTYIFILALVKRDAAPVPEGAKAPDWAAVKDVLIAVIPTLMLILAVLGSIFAGLTTPTEASGIGALGATLLALGYRKLTFAKLWNVLVSTFNTTAYIFAIFLGATVFSYVLRELGGDELIEHVVQSTGFGANGTILFILFIVFLLGFVLDWIEITLIVLPLMRPIVNGLGIDIPGFGVLDEPALVWFVILVAVTLQTSFLTPPVGFALFYLKGVCPPEIKLTHIYKGIIPFVLLQLTGLALVFLWPTLATWLPSVAY; via the coding sequence ATGACCACCCAAAAGAACCTCAACGATCCGGTCGAAGCCTATGAAGGCATCCTGGAACACCCCGATTCCGACCGCCAGAAAATCGCCGTCGCGATCGATGCCGGGGTAAAGGCTGTAGGTCATGTCGTCATGTGGGCCAATGTCCTGCTGATGGGCGCGATCTTCGCACAGGTCTCGTTGCGCTACCTGCTCAGCCAGAACTACCCGAAACTGGATGAGATCCAGTGGCATTTCTATGGAATCGTCACGATGATCGGCATCTCGTATGCCTTGATCACCGACAGCCATGTGCGTGTGGACGTCCTGCATATGCAGCTTTCGCGCCGCGCGCAGCGGATCATCGAGGTGATCGGCATCCTGACCCTGCTGACCCCGTTCATCTATCTGATGGTCGATCAGGGCTATGATTATTTCTACGAAAGCTTCCGCGTCAACGAACGCTCGGACAGCCCAACCGGCCTGCCTGCGCGTTGGGCTTTCAAGGCGGTGATTCCGATCAGCTTTGTGCTGTTGGCGCTGGCCGCGTTGGCACGGTTGATCCATGACGGGCACGCGCTGATCTACGGGCCGGCCTCGGAACGTGAAGGCGCGCCGCTGCGCCGTATTCTTCTGGTACTGGCGGTATTCGCTGCCGTCTGTGTTGGCCTGACCTTCCTGGTCGAAACGACCGAGGAAAAGCTGGTCATCGCGATGTTCCTGACCTTCATCGCGCTTTTGTTCACCGGTTACCCGGTGGCGTGGGTGCTGGCCGGTGTCGGCGTCGCCTATTGCGGTCTGGCTTATCTGTTCGACAACGATCTGATGCTGTGGACCGGGTTGGAAAGCACCTTTACCGGGCTTGATTACCTGACCCTGGGCGCGGTGGTGAACCGGGTCTACGCGACCATGTCCAACGCGGTTCTGGTTGCCCTGCCGATGTTCATCTTCATGGGGCTGATGCTGGACGAATCCGGAGTGGCCGAGCGTCTGATGTCCTCGATGCAGCGCCTGTTCGGGACGGTGCGCGGAGGACTGGCCATCACCGTGACCCTGATCGGGATCATTCTGGCGGCCTCGACCGGCATCATTGGTGCCTCGGTTGTTCTGCTGGGCGTGCTGTCGCTGCCGTCGATGATGCAGCAGAAGTACCAGCCGACGCTGGCGGCGGGCGTGGTTTCGGCCTCGGGGACATTGGGCATCCTTATCCCGCCCTCGATCATGCTGGTGATCATGGCCGATCAAATGGCCCTGTCAGTCGGTGACCTGTTCATGGCCGCGGTTTTCCCGGGCGTGATCATCGGCGCCTTGTATCTGACCTACATCTTCATTCTGGCTCTGGTGAAACGCGACGCGGCTCCCGTGCCCGAAGGCGCGAAAGCCCCCGACTGGGCAGCCGTGAAGGACGTGCTGATCGCCGTAATCCCGACGCTGATGCTGATCCTCGCCGTGCTGGGGTCGATCTTTGCCGGTCTGACCACGCCAACCGAAGCGTCCGGCATCGGTGCCTTGGGTGCGACCCTGCTGGCGCTGGGCTATCGCAAGCTGACCTTTGCCAAGCTGTGGAACGTGTTGGTGTCGACCTTCAACACCACCGCCTATATCTTTGCGATCTTCCTCGGCGCGACTGTGTTTTCCTATGTCCTGCGCGAACTGGGCGGGGATGAGCTGATCGAACATGTGGTGCAATCCACCGGCTTTGGCGCCAACGGAACAATTCTGTTCATCCTGTTCATCGTCTTCCTGCTGGGCTTCGTACTGGACTGGATCGAGATCACGCTGATCGTGCTGCCCCTGATGCGCCCCATCGTGAACGGTCTGGGCATCGACATCCCCGGCTTTGGCGTACTGGATGAACCGGCGCTGGTCTGGTTCGTGATCCTGGTTGCGGTGACGCTGCAAACCAGCTTCCTGACGCCGCCAGTAGGATTTGCATTGTTCTATCTCAAAGGTGTTTGCCCGCCCGAGATCAAGCTGACGCATATCTATAAGGGCATCATCCCATTTGTCCTGCTGCAATTGACCGGATTGGCGCTAGTGTTCCTGTGGCCGACCCTCGCCACCTGGTTGCCCTCGGTCGCCTACTAA
- the putA gene encoding bifunctional proline dehydrogenase/L-glutamate gamma-semialdehyde dehydrogenase PutA gives MSHSLRTLIDTSTYADQSAVLETLISQASLTDTDRSAIGAAAAQLVRDIRSSTSPGLMEVFLAEYGLSTDEGIALMCLAEALLRVPDADTIDALIEDKIAPSDWGKHLGQSSSSLVNASTWALMLTGKVLDEGKASPVGALRGAIKRLGEPVIRTAVARAMKEMGRQFVLGETIQSAMDRARGMEEKGYTYSYDMLGEAARTEADAARYHLSYSRAISAIAEACIHDDIRANPGISVKLSALHPRYELAQEQRVMDELVPRLRALALLAKAAGMGLNVDAEEADRLSLSLQVIEAVMSDPALAGWHGFGIVVQAYGPRAGLVLDTLHGMAERHDRQIMVRLVKGAYWDTEIKRAQVEGVDGFPVFTHKAATDVSYIANARKLLGMTDRIYPQFATHNAHTVSAILHMAKDQPFEFQRLHGMGETLHQIVMDKQNTRCRIYAPVGAHRDLLAYLVRRLLENGANSSFVNQIVDEDVPPEVVAADPFVAIRTPPPALPTGPELFQPERPNSRGFDLHHTPTLDQIDAARDQFRAHHWYAQPLLADAAKPDADEPVINPARPQDRPGAVAPASAADVEMALASANPWDAPAAERARILNAAADLYEAHYGELFALLAREAGKSLLDAVAELREAVDFLRYYAANMPDAEPAGIFTCISPWNFPLAIFSGQISAALATGNAVLAKPAPQTPLIAHRAIQLMHEAGVPRDVLQLLPGGPAVGAALTSDPRVSGVAFTGSTATALKIRAAMAGSMRPGTPLIAETGGLNAMIVDSTALPEQAVQSIIESAFQSAGQRCSALRCLYLQEDIADDVLTMLKGAMDALSVGDPWLLSTDCGPVIDEQARQGIAEHVTKARHEGRVLKELPLPPEGIFVAPTLIEIPGIAALEREVFGPVLHVARFKSQEIDKIIADINATGYGLTFGLHTRIDDRVQHVTEAIHAGNIYVNRNQIGAIVGSQPFGGEGLSGTGPKAGGPNYMIRFCAPDRQSTADTWGAVADLPAAQGQPAQVKTRSLPGPTGESNRLSEYPRPPLLCLGPGEAAARAQADAVHALGGTAIQATGMLDLHRLENLTGISGVLWWGDDETARQIEQHLARRDGPILPLMPGKPDRARVLGERHVCVDTTAAGGNAALLGGAA, from the coding sequence ATGTCACACAGCCTGCGCACCCTCATCGATACTTCCACCTATGCCGATCAGTCGGCTGTTCTTGAGACACTGATCTCTCAGGCCAGCCTGACGGACACGGATCGCAGCGCTATTGGCGCCGCGGCTGCGCAGCTTGTGCGCGACATCCGGTCCAGCACTTCTCCGGGGCTGATGGAGGTGTTTCTGGCCGAATATGGCCTATCCACCGACGAAGGCATCGCCCTGATGTGTCTGGCCGAAGCGTTGCTGCGCGTGCCGGATGCCGACACAATTGATGCGCTGATCGAAGACAAGATCGCGCCCTCCGATTGGGGCAAGCATCTGGGGCAATCCTCGTCCTCGCTGGTGAACGCCTCGACATGGGCGCTGATGTTGACCGGAAAGGTGCTGGACGAGGGCAAGGCGTCTCCAGTCGGGGCGCTGCGCGGTGCGATCAAGCGGCTGGGCGAGCCGGTAATCCGCACTGCCGTGGCACGCGCGATGAAAGAGATGGGCCGACAGTTCGTTCTGGGGGAAACCATTCAGTCCGCCATGGATCGCGCACGCGGGATGGAGGAGAAAGGCTATACCTATTCCTACGACATGCTGGGCGAAGCAGCCCGAACCGAAGCGGACGCGGCGCGCTATCACCTGTCCTATTCCCGCGCCATCTCGGCCATTGCCGAGGCCTGCATCCATGACGACATCCGCGCCAACCCGGGCATTTCGGTAAAACTGTCCGCCCTGCACCCCCGTTATGAGCTGGCACAGGAACAGCGTGTGATGGACGAGCTGGTGCCGCGGCTGCGGGCGCTGGCCCTGCTGGCCAAGGCGGCCGGAATGGGCCTGAACGTCGATGCAGAAGAGGCGGATCGCCTGTCGCTGTCGTTGCAGGTGATAGAGGCGGTGATGTCCGACCCGGCCCTTGCCGGCTGGCACGGGTTTGGCATCGTGGTTCAGGCCTATGGCCCGCGCGCAGGCCTGGTCCTGGATACGCTGCATGGCATGGCCGAACGTCACGATCGCCAGATTATGGTGCGATTGGTCAAAGGCGCCTATTGGGATACCGAGATCAAACGCGCGCAGGTCGAGGGGGTGGATGGCTTTCCCGTCTTCACGCACAAGGCGGCAACCGACGTCTCCTATATCGCCAATGCACGCAAACTGCTGGGCATGACCGATCGGATCTATCCGCAATTTGCCACGCACAACGCGCACACGGTCAGCGCCATCCTTCACATGGCCAAGGATCAACCGTTCGAGTTTCAGCGCCTGCACGGCATGGGCGAGACCTTGCATCAGATCGTGATGGACAAGCAGAACACCCGGTGCCGCATCTATGCACCTGTGGGGGCGCATCGCGACTTGCTGGCTTATCTGGTTCGGCGCTTGTTGGAGAACGGTGCGAATTCATCCTTCGTCAACCAGATTGTGGACGAGGATGTGCCACCGGAAGTGGTCGCCGCCGATCCGTTTGTTGCGATCCGGACCCCTCCGCCCGCACTGCCGACCGGGCCGGAATTGTTCCAGCCTGAAAGACCGAATTCCAGGGGTTTTGACCTGCATCACACACCAACCCTGGATCAGATTGATGCGGCACGGGATCAGTTCCGCGCCCATCACTGGTATGCGCAACCCTTGCTGGCCGACGCGGCCAAACCCGATGCGGATGAGCCGGTGATCAATCCGGCACGGCCGCAGGACAGGCCCGGCGCGGTGGCCCCAGCCAGCGCGGCGGATGTGGAAATGGCACTGGCCTCGGCCAACCCCTGGGATGCCCCAGCTGCCGAACGCGCCCGCATCCTCAATGCCGCAGCCGATCTTTACGAAGCCCATTATGGCGAGTTGTTTGCCCTGCTGGCGCGTGAGGCCGGGAAGTCGCTGCTTGATGCGGTGGCCGAACTGCGCGAGGCGGTGGATTTCCTGCGTTACTATGCAGCCAACATGCCCGATGCCGAACCCGCGGGGATTTTCACCTGCATCAGCCCGTGGAACTTCCCGCTGGCGATTTTCTCTGGGCAGATCTCTGCTGCGCTGGCAACCGGAAACGCAGTTCTGGCCAAGCCTGCGCCCCAGACGCCCCTGATCGCACATCGTGCCATTCAGCTTATGCACGAGGCGGGGGTACCACGCGATGTGCTGCAACTGTTGCCAGGTGGGCCCGCCGTGGGTGCGGCGCTGACGTCGGATCCGCGCGTCTCGGGCGTGGCCTTCACCGGGTCAACAGCCACCGCGCTGAAAATCCGTGCGGCGATGGCCGGATCCATGCGCCCCGGTACGCCGCTGATTGCGGAAACCGGCGGTCTGAATGCAATGATCGTCGACAGCACCGCCCTTCCCGAACAGGCCGTGCAGTCGATCATCGAAAGCGCCTTTCAGTCGGCGGGCCAGCGCTGTTCCGCCCTGCGCTGCCTGTATTTGCAGGAAGACATCGCCGATGACGTTCTGACCATGCTCAAAGGGGCGATGGATGCGCTGTCGGTCGGCGACCCCTGGCTTTTGTCGACGGATTGCGGACCGGTGATCGACGAACAGGCCCGCCAGGGCATCGCCGAGCATGTGACCAAGGCGCGCCACGAAGGGCGGGTGCTGAAAGAGCTTCCGTTGCCGCCCGAAGGTATCTTTGTTGCTCCGACACTGATCGAGATCCCCGGCATCGCCGCGCTGGAACGCGAGGTGTTCGGCCCGGTGCTGCACGTCGCCCGGTTCAAGTCGCAAGAGATCGACAAGATCATCGCCGATATCAACGCCACCGGATACGGCCTGACCTTCGGCCTGCACACCCGCATCGACGACCGCGTGCAGCATGTGACCGAGGCGATCCATGCGGGCAACATCTATGTGAACCGCAACCAGATCGGCGCCATCGTCGGGTCTCAGCCCTTTGGTGGCGAAGGATTGTCAGGCACGGGCCCCAAGGCGGGCGGGCCGAACTACATGATCCGGTTCTGCGCACCCGACCGTCAAAGCACGGCGGATACCTGGGGCGCCGTGGCTGATCTGCCTGCGGCACAAGGTCAACCTGCGCAGGTCAAAACCCGGTCCCTGCCCGGCCCGACCGGTGAATCAAACCGCCTGAGCGAGTATCCCCGTCCGCCTCTTTTGTGCTTGGGACCCGGAGAGGCCGCAGCGCGTGCGCAGGCCGATGCTGTACACGCGCTGGGTGGCACTGCCATTCAGGCGACCGGGATGCTTGACCTGCACCGGTTGGAAAACCTGACCGGAATTTCGGGCGTGTTGTGGTGGGGAGATGACGAAACAGCGCGGCAGATCGAACAGCATCTGGCGCGCCGCGACGGCCCGATTCTGCCGCTTATGCCCGGCAAGCCCGACCGCGCGCGTGTTCTGGGTGAACGCCATGTCTGCGTGGACACGACCGCGGCGGGCGGAAACGCCGCGTTGTTGGGAGGTGCGGCATAA
- a CDS encoding rhomboid family intramembrane serine protease yields MFPIRDHNPSGRTPYVVYALLAANILIFLSYVGIMDDGPRIGRLFFDYAIIPARVSDGFGLETLVTSMFLHGGWMHLAGNMLFLWIFGDNLEDEMGHLPFLLFYMAAGIGAGLIHVITGPESQIPTVGASGAIAGVMGGYLLLFPKARVDILLILVVYFRVFTIPAFIMLGVWLAIQFFGSVTSNPDEGGIAYWAHTGGFAVGLILCIPLWLRRGGIQFWDRTHGHPPHPEAKYKLSQSRIPRVPRR; encoded by the coding sequence ATGTTTCCGATCCGCGACCATAACCCCTCGGGGCGCACACCTTATGTTGTCTATGCCTTGCTGGCGGCCAATATCCTGATCTTCCTCAGCTATGTTGGGATCATGGATGATGGGCCACGGATCGGCAGGCTGTTTTTCGACTACGCCATCATCCCGGCGCGGGTCAGCGACGGGTTCGGGCTGGAAACCCTCGTGACGTCCATGTTCCTGCACGGGGGGTGGATGCACCTGGCGGGCAACATGCTGTTTCTGTGGATCTTCGGTGACAATCTGGAAGACGAGATGGGCCATCTGCCCTTCCTGCTGTTTTACATGGCGGCTGGAATCGGCGCGGGCCTGATTCACGTCATCACCGGGCCCGAGTCCCAAATTCCCACTGTTGGGGCCTCGGGCGCGATTGCGGGCGTGATGGGCGGGTATCTGTTGCTGTTCCCGAAAGCACGGGTCGATATCCTGCTGATCCTGGTCGTCTATTTCAGGGTCTTTACCATTCCCGCCTTCATCATGCTGGGCGTCTGGCTGGCGATACAGTTCTTTGGCAGCGTCACCAGCAATCCGGACGAAGGCGGCATCGCCTATTGGGCCCATACCGGGGGGTTTGCCGTTGGCCTGATCCTGTGCATACCGCTGTGGCTGAGACGCGGCGGAATTCAGTTCTGGGATCGAACCCATGGACATCCGCCCCACCCGGAGGCGAAGTACAAGTTGTCACAATCCCGCATTCCGCGCGTTCCGCGCCGCTAA
- a CDS encoding alpha-hydroxy acid oxidase — MRLSQCHNFHDFRRLAKHRLPAPIFNYIDGGADDEVTYRENTKAFDRCDLLPSVLRGVSDVDMSVTVMGQKLDMPVYCSPTALQRLFHHQGERAVAAAAEKYGTMFGVSSLGTVSLEELRQKHKNPQVYQFYFHKDRGLNAAMMQRAKEAGVEVMMLTVDSITGGNRERDLRTGFSIPFRLTLGGMIQFAIKPMWGINYVTHEKFRLPQLEEHVDMGGGASSIGGYFTDMLDPSMNWDDVAQMVRDWDGQFCLKGIMTVEDAKRAAEIGCTGIILSNHGGRQLDGSRTPFDQLAEIVDAVGDKLDVMMDSGIQRGTHVLKALSIGAKAVGIGRHYLYPLAAAGQAGVERALGLMRAEIERDMKLMGVTSVGQLSRENIRFRNP, encoded by the coding sequence ATGCGTCTGAGCCAATGTCATAACTTCCACGACTTCCGGCGGCTGGCCAAACATCGGCTGCCGGCGCCGATCTTCAATTACATCGACGGTGGCGCGGATGATGAGGTGACGTATCGGGAAAACACCAAGGCGTTCGACCGCTGCGATCTGTTGCCTTCGGTCCTGCGCGGGGTTTCGGACGTGGACATGTCCGTCACGGTGATGGGGCAGAAACTGGACATGCCGGTCTATTGCTCACCCACCGCGTTGCAGCGCCTGTTCCACCATCAGGGCGAGCGCGCCGTCGCGGCGGCGGCCGAGAAATACGGCACCATGTTCGGAGTATCCTCTCTGGGAACCGTCTCGCTGGAGGAGCTGCGCCAAAAACACAAGAACCCGCAGGTCTATCAATTCTACTTCCACAAGGATCGCGGGTTGAACGCCGCCATGATGCAGCGCGCCAAAGAGGCCGGTGTCGAGGTCATGATGCTGACCGTCGACAGCATCACCGGCGGCAACCGCGAGCGTGATCTGCGCACGGGGTTCTCGATCCCGTTCCGCTTGACGCTGGGCGGCATGATACAGTTTGCGATCAAGCCGATGTGGGGCATCAACTATGTCACCCATGAAAAGTTCCGGCTGCCTCAGCTTGAGGAACATGTGGATATGGGCGGTGGGGCCAGTTCCATCGGTGGGTATTTCACCGACATGCTGGATCCGTCGATGAACTGGGATGACGTGGCGCAGATGGTGCGCGACTGGGATGGTCAGTTCTGCTTGAAGGGGATCATGACCGTCGAGGATGCCAAACGCGCGGCTGAGATCGGTTGCACCGGCATCATCCTGTCGAACCACGGTGGCCGCCAACTGGACGGATCGCGCACGCCGTTCGATCAACTGGCCGAGATTGTCGATGCCGTCGGCGACAAGCTGGACGTGATGATGGACAGCGGCATTCAGCGTGGCACCCATGTGCTCAAGGCGCTTTCGATCGGGGCCAAAGCCGTGGGTATCGGGCGGCACTACCTGTATCCTCTCGCTGCCGCGGGGCAGGCTGGGGTCGAACGGGCCCTTGGGCTGATGCGTGCCGAGATCGAGCGCGACATGAAGCTGATGGGTGTCACCAGTGTTGGCCAGCTCAGCCGCGAAAATATTCGTTTCCGCAATCCCTAA